One genomic region from Glaciimonas sp. PAMC28666 encodes:
- a CDS encoding [protein-PII] uridylyltransferase has protein sequence MSTLAKTLKNQLKTERQSVINAFLLNGKPEPLLKQLRQSVDTALTLAWKLLQLPASAALVAVGGYGRGELFPHSDVDLLILLEVPPDADLKNNLEQLVQLFWDIGLEIGHSIRTVDECMTEAAADITVKTSLLEARLVTGNKPLFTELQKRYNAAMDPRAFFQAKKLEMRQRHVKFEDTAFSLEPNCKESPGGLRDLQVILWVAKAAGLGDSWAQLAKRSLITATEARQLRQKERAFKDIRIRLHIHTNRREDRLVFDVQTPIAETLGFKTTETRRASEYLMQRYYWAAKAVTQLNLVLLQNIEGYLFPQPNVPRPINARFNQINGLIDIATNDQFETMPSTMLELFLLIAQDTQLKDMTVRTRRALWHARAKIDAAFRRNPANRALFLQIIQAPQGITHALRGMTETGVLGRYLPNFRRIVGQMQHDLFHVYTVDQHILMVVRNVRRFTLSDHAHEYPFCSQLIANFPRPWILYIAALFHDIAKGRGGDHSQLGMADAQQFCQQHGLTVEDTELVVFLVQQHLTMSQVAQKQDMSDPDVILAFVKTVKDERHLTALYLLTVADIRGTSPKVWNAWKGKLLEDLYRITLRVLGGETPSADRELKNTQEDALRTLRLYGLPNDAHEPLWEQLDVAYFLRHDAADIAWQTRSFYTLVNSPKPIVKARLAPIGEGLQVAVYTPDETDLFARICSYFESKNFSILDAKIHTTKHGYALDTFLLSAPLFAKHYRDIINLIEHELTEQLEARVPLPSPTRGRLSRLSRTFPVTPTVDLQPDERGQYYLLAITANDRAGLLYLIANVLAKYKINLHTAKIMTLGERVEDVFLVDGKALSHNRLQLQLETDLLDALQV, from the coding sequence ATGTCGACACTTGCCAAAACCTTAAAAAATCAACTTAAAACCGAACGGCAATCCGTCATCAATGCTTTTTTGCTCAACGGTAAACCGGAACCGTTACTGAAGCAATTACGACAAAGCGTCGATACTGCGCTGACTTTGGCCTGGAAGCTACTTCAGTTACCTGCATCCGCTGCTCTGGTAGCCGTGGGCGGTTACGGACGGGGCGAGTTATTTCCACACTCAGATGTTGATCTATTAATTTTATTAGAAGTCCCCCCGGACGCCGATTTAAAAAATAATCTGGAACAACTCGTTCAATTGTTCTGGGATATTGGCCTGGAAATCGGTCACAGTATCCGGACCGTCGACGAATGCATGACAGAGGCTGCGGCCGACATCACCGTCAAGACCAGCTTGCTCGAAGCTCGGCTGGTGACTGGCAACAAGCCTCTTTTCACCGAATTACAAAAGCGCTACAACGCGGCGATGGACCCTCGTGCTTTTTTCCAGGCGAAAAAGCTCGAGATGCGCCAACGCCACGTGAAGTTCGAAGATACAGCATTCAGCCTCGAGCCAAATTGCAAAGAAAGCCCGGGCGGCTTACGCGATTTGCAAGTCATCTTGTGGGTTGCTAAAGCCGCTGGCTTAGGCGATTCCTGGGCGCAATTAGCAAAACGGTCGCTGATTACCGCAACCGAAGCCCGCCAATTGCGGCAAAAAGAGCGCGCCTTTAAAGACATCCGCATTCGGCTGCATATTCATACAAATCGCCGCGAGGATCGATTGGTGTTTGACGTTCAGACGCCGATTGCTGAGACTCTGGGCTTCAAGACGACGGAAACCAGGCGCGCAAGTGAATATCTGATGCAGCGGTATTACTGGGCTGCCAAGGCAGTAACCCAGCTTAATCTGGTTCTTTTGCAAAACATTGAGGGGTACTTGTTCCCGCAGCCGAATGTCCCCCGGCCAATTAACGCCCGCTTTAATCAAATTAACGGTCTGATTGACATCGCGACCAATGATCAATTTGAGACCATGCCGTCGACGATGCTTGAATTGTTCCTGTTGATCGCTCAGGATACACAACTTAAGGACATGACCGTGCGCACGCGGCGGGCGCTCTGGCATGCCCGCGCGAAAATTGATGCGGCTTTCCGTCGCAATCCTGCCAACCGCGCATTATTTTTGCAGATTATTCAGGCACCTCAAGGCATCACGCACGCATTGCGCGGGATGACTGAGACCGGCGTGCTGGGACGCTATCTCCCTAACTTTCGGCGTATCGTAGGCCAGATGCAGCACGACCTTTTTCACGTCTACACCGTTGACCAGCACATTTTGATGGTCGTGCGGAATGTGCGCCGCTTCACGCTTAGCGACCATGCGCACGAATATCCTTTTTGCAGCCAGTTGATTGCGAATTTTCCGCGTCCCTGGATACTTTATATCGCTGCGTTATTTCACGACATCGCGAAAGGTCGCGGCGGCGATCATTCTCAACTTGGCATGGCCGACGCTCAGCAATTTTGCCAGCAACACGGGCTGACGGTCGAAGACACCGAGCTCGTCGTGTTTTTGGTGCAGCAACACCTGACCATGTCGCAGGTAGCGCAAAAGCAAGATATGTCGGATCCCGATGTCATTTTGGCTTTCGTCAAAACGGTCAAAGATGAGCGCCATCTGACGGCACTCTACCTGCTAACGGTCGCCGATATTCGCGGTACCAGTCCTAAGGTATGGAACGCCTGGAAAGGCAAATTGCTGGAAGACTTATATCGTATTACGCTACGCGTATTGGGCGGTGAAACCCCCTCTGCCGACCGCGAATTAAAGAATACGCAAGAAGATGCATTGAGAACTTTGCGCTTATATGGCTTGCCAAACGATGCGCATGAGCCTTTGTGGGAGCAACTCGACGTAGCGTACTTTTTGCGCCATGACGCCGCCGATATAGCGTGGCAAACACGCTCCTTCTACACGCTGGTCAATAGCCCTAAACCGATCGTTAAAGCGCGACTGGCCCCAATTGGGGAGGGCTTGCAGGTGGCAGTTTACACGCCAGACGAGACCGATTTATTCGCGCGTATTTGCAGCTATTTCGAAAGCAAAAACTTCAGTATTCTGGATGCAAAAATTCACACCACCAAGCATGGCTACGCGCTCGATACGTTTTTATTGAGTGCGCCATTGTTCGCCAAACATTACCGCGACATCATTAATCTCATCGAGCACGAACTAACCGAACAACTTGAGGCGCGCGTTCCACTGCCCTCGCCCACTCGCGGCCGCTTGTCGCGGCTATCGCGCACGTTTCCGGTGACGCCGACCGTGGACTTGCAGCCTGATGAGCGCGGGCAATATTATTTATTGGCCATCACGGCGAATGATCGTGCTGGATTATTGTACTTAATCGCGAATGTGCTCGCAAAATACAAAATTAATTTACACACGGCTAAAATCATGACATTAGGCGAGCGCGTCGAGGACGTGTTTCTCGTCGATGGCAAGGCCCTTAGTCATAACCGCCTTCAATTACAACTGGAAACGGACTTGCTCGACGCTTTGCAGGTTTAG
- the map gene encoding type I methionyl aminopeptidase: MYSPMSSISIKTAEDIAGMRIAGKLASEVLDFITPHVKVGVTTGELDRLCHEYMTNVQGTIPAPLNYCPPGYTPYPKAICTSVNDVICHGIPGDKVLKNGDVVNLDITVIKDGYHGDTSRMFYAGEPSIMAKRLGDITYECMWLGIAKIKPGAHLGDIGHVIQQHAEKAGYSVVREFCGHGIGKVFHEEPQVLHYGRPGTLERLEAGMIFTVEPMINAGRRDVREMGDGWTIRTKDRSLSAQWEHTVLVTETGYEILTKSAGTPPPPAFIA; encoded by the coding sequence ATTTATTCACCTATGTCCTCAATTTCAATTAAAACAGCCGAAGATATCGCTGGCATGCGCATCGCTGGCAAATTGGCTTCGGAAGTCCTTGATTTCATTACCCCTCACGTTAAGGTGGGGGTAACTACCGGTGAGCTGGATCGCCTCTGTCATGAATACATGACAAACGTACAAGGAACTATTCCGGCCCCCTTGAATTATTGCCCTCCTGGCTACACTCCTTATCCCAAAGCCATCTGCACATCGGTGAACGATGTGATTTGTCATGGCATTCCAGGCGATAAAGTGCTCAAAAACGGCGATGTCGTGAATCTTGACATTACCGTTATCAAGGATGGCTATCACGGCGATACCAGTCGCATGTTTTATGCTGGCGAACCTTCTATCATGGCGAAGCGACTTGGTGACATCACCTACGAATGCATGTGGCTTGGAATCGCCAAAATCAAACCCGGCGCGCATTTGGGCGATATCGGCCATGTGATACAACAGCACGCAGAAAAAGCCGGATATAGCGTCGTCCGTGAATTTTGCGGGCATGGCATCGGCAAGGTCTTCCATGAAGAACCGCAAGTACTCCATTATGGACGTCCGGGCACCCTGGAAAGATTGGAAGCAGGTATGATTTTTACCGTTGAGCCAATGATCAATGCTGGCCGACGCGACGTTCGTGAAATGGGCGACGGCTGGACCATACGCACCAAAGATCGTAGTTTGTCGGCTCAATGGGAGCACACCGTTCTCGTGACGGAAACGGGATATGAAATTCTGACCAAATCGGCCGGAACACCACCTCCTCCCGCTTTCATTGCATAA
- the rpsB gene encoding 30S ribosomal protein S2 → MSVTMLEMLEAGVHFGHQTRFWNPKMAPYIFGHRNKIHIVNLEKTLGMYQEAMKYVRQLSSNRGNILFVGTKRQAREIIAAEAARSGSPFVDQRWLGGMLTNFKTIKTSIKRLKEMEASIADGSVENLSKKEGLMFQREMIKLQKAIGGIKDMGGIPDAIFVIDVGYHKGAITEATKLGIPVIGVVDTNHSPEGVTYIIPGNDDSSKAIALYARGVADAIIEGRANAVNDIVELIKANAGDEFVEVNDQA, encoded by the coding sequence ATGTCCGTAACAATGCTTGAAATGCTGGAAGCCGGTGTCCACTTCGGTCATCAAACTCGTTTCTGGAACCCAAAGATGGCTCCGTACATCTTCGGTCATCGCAACAAAATTCACATTGTCAATCTGGAAAAAACCCTTGGTATGTATCAAGAGGCGATGAAGTATGTTCGCCAATTGTCATCCAATCGCGGCAACATCCTGTTTGTCGGTACCAAGCGTCAAGCGCGCGAAATTATCGCTGCTGAAGCTGCACGTTCAGGTTCGCCTTTCGTTGACCAACGTTGGTTGGGCGGTATGCTGACTAACTTCAAAACTATCAAGACTTCGATCAAGCGCCTGAAAGAAATGGAAGCTTCGATCGCTGACGGTTCAGTTGAAAATCTGAGCAAAAAAGAAGGTCTGATGTTTCAGCGTGAAATGATCAAGCTGCAAAAAGCTATTGGTGGTATCAAGGATATGGGCGGCATTCCTGACGCAATCTTTGTTATCGACGTCGGTTACCATAAAGGCGCGATCACTGAAGCTACAAAACTGGGTATCCCGGTTATCGGCGTTGTTGATACTAACCACTCCCCGGAAGGCGTAACTTACATCATCCCTGGTAACGACGATTCGTCTAAAGCGATTGCGTTGTACGCTCGTGGTGTAGCTGATGCAATCATTGAAGGGCGTGCTAACGCCGTCAATGACATCGTTGAGCTAATCAAAGCCAACGCTGGTGATGAGTTTGTTGAGGTTAACGATCAGGCGTAA
- the tsf gene encoding translation elongation factor Ts: MAVITAALVGELRAKTDAPMMECKKALTEADGDMVKAEEILRVKLGGKASKAASRITAEGVVAAYITGGVGALVEVNCETDFVTKNDEFIALVNACAKLAAENNPADIAALSALPLNGGTVESCRTELIGRIGENMSIRRFQRFETSAKLASYIHGTSIGVMVEYDAANEQVGKDVAMHIAAMKPVSLSSDQVPAELIEKERSVATLKAAESGKPAEIAAKMIEGSVQKFLKEVSLLNQSFVKNDKQTVEQMLKEANASVKSFAMFVVGEGIEKKVDDFAAEVAATVAAAGQA; encoded by the coding sequence ATGGCAGTTATTACTGCAGCACTGGTTGGTGAATTGCGCGCAAAAACTGATGCGCCAATGATGGAATGCAAAAAAGCGTTGACCGAAGCCGATGGCGATATGGTCAAAGCAGAAGAAATATTGCGTGTGAAATTGGGTGGAAAGGCTTCTAAAGCCGCTTCACGTATCACTGCAGAAGGCGTTGTTGCCGCTTATATCACGGGCGGCGTCGGCGCATTGGTCGAAGTTAATTGCGAAACTGACTTCGTTACTAAAAACGATGAGTTCATTGCATTGGTCAATGCTTGCGCCAAACTGGCGGCGGAAAATAACCCGGCCGATATTGCCGCGTTATCGGCTTTGCCGTTAAATGGTGGTACTGTCGAATCTTGCCGTACGGAATTAATCGGCCGTATCGGTGAGAACATGTCGATTCGTCGTTTTCAACGTTTTGAAACTAGCGCCAAGCTGGCATCTTATATCCATGGCACCAGCATTGGCGTAATGGTCGAGTACGATGCTGCGAACGAGCAAGTCGGTAAAGACGTTGCTATGCATATCGCTGCTATGAAGCCGGTTTCGTTATCGTCAGACCAGGTGCCTGCTGAGTTAATTGAAAAAGAACGCTCGGTTGCGACGCTGAAGGCCGCCGAATCTGGCAAGCCTGCTGAAATCGCTGCAAAAATGATTGAAGGCTCGGTACAGAAATTTCTGAAAGAAGTTTCTTTGTTGAATCAGTCATTTGTCAAAAACGACAAGCAAACGGTTGAACAGATGCTTAAAGAAGCGAATGCCAGTGTTAAGTCTTTTGCGATGTTTGTTGTCGGTGAGGGCATTGAGAAAAAAGTGGATGACTTTGCTGCAGAGGTTGCGGCAACAGTTGCTGCAGCCGGACAAGCCTAA
- the pyrH gene encoding UMP kinase, which yields MTKPAYKRVLLKLSGEALMGNDAYGINRATIDRMVSDVAEIARLGVQLAIVIGGGNIFRGVAPGAEGMDRATADYMGMLATVMNSLALADAMRQAGLTARVMSAISIEQVVEPYVRPKALQYLEEDKVVIFAAGTGNPFFTTDTAAALRGSEIGAEIVLKATKVDGVYSADPQKDPAATRYTTITFDEVITKHLQVMDATAFALCRDQKLPIKVFSINKPGALLRVIMGEDEGTLVHV from the coding sequence ATGACCAAACCAGCATATAAGCGTGTTCTCCTTAAGCTCTCCGGTGAAGCCCTGATGGGTAATGATGCCTATGGCATTAATCGAGCGACCATTGACCGTATGGTGTCCGATGTGGCCGAAATTGCCAGATTAGGCGTGCAACTTGCCATCGTTATTGGCGGCGGTAATATTTTCCGCGGAGTCGCACCGGGTGCAGAAGGAATGGATCGGGCCACGGCAGATTACATGGGAATGTTGGCCACGGTGATGAATTCACTGGCGTTGGCAGATGCCATGCGTCAGGCGGGATTGACCGCGCGCGTCATGTCGGCGATCAGTATTGAGCAAGTCGTTGAGCCATATGTGCGGCCAAAGGCGTTGCAATACCTGGAAGAAGATAAAGTTGTGATTTTTGCGGCAGGAACCGGTAATCCATTTTTTACCACGGATACCGCGGCAGCTTTACGCGGATCCGAAATTGGCGCAGAAATAGTACTAAAAGCGACGAAAGTTGACGGAGTTTATAGTGCTGATCCTCAGAAGGATCCTGCTGCGACTCGGTATACTACTATTACATTTGACGAAGTTATTACTAAGCACCTTCAGGTAATGGATGCCACGGCATTTGCATTGTGCCGTGATCAAAAGTTGCCAATCAAAGTGTTTTCAATCAATAAGCCAGGCGCCCTGTTGCGTGTGAT